A window of Oceanispirochaeta sp. contains these coding sequences:
- the pgi gene encoding glucose-6-phosphate isomerase (functions in sugar metabolism in glycolysis and the Embden-Meyerhof pathways (EMP) and in gluconeogenesis; catalyzes reversible isomerization of glucose-6-phosphate to fructose-6-phosphate; member of PGI family) codes for MSIQYNNLDTVESYKAILKNAGDIKPNALLTSDGIKQCNIYAGGGLSYNYAAKTVDAKLISQLQTLADDQQLIKKYKDLLAGSLMNTGENRMVLHHLTRGELNGPVLYDGKNQRDFYKKQLTRINAFTSKIHNGELKGSTGKKFDTVVQIGIGGSDLGPRALYLALENVCSPLLKARFISNVDPDDANAVLNDLDLETTLFILVSKSGTTQETLANRNFVIEKSKAAGITGLNPMAHIIAVTSETSPLAGSSDVLDSFYIDDYIGGRFSSTSAVGGAVLSLAFGSSVFEEILTGATEADALSMNSDIKENASMMDALNGVFERNVLGYPTTAVLPYSQALSRFPAHLQQMDMESNGKSVSREGHPLNYATGPVIFGEPGTNGQHSFYQLLHQGSDIIPLQFIGFKNSQINSDLDYEGSSSQQKLKANLVAQIVAFAKGRPHENK; via the coding sequence ATGTCTATTCAATATAACAATCTTGATACTGTTGAAAGTTATAAAGCTATATTAAAAAATGCAGGGGATATCAAACCAAATGCACTTCTCACTTCTGATGGGATCAAACAATGCAATATTTATGCAGGTGGCGGTCTGAGCTATAACTATGCAGCCAAGACAGTAGATGCAAAGTTGATTTCTCAATTGCAGACTCTGGCAGATGATCAGCAGCTCATCAAAAAATACAAGGATCTTCTTGCGGGATCCCTTATGAATACCGGTGAGAATCGAATGGTTCTTCATCATCTGACCCGAGGCGAACTAAATGGTCCGGTCTTATACGACGGAAAAAACCAGAGAGACTTTTATAAAAAACAATTGACCAGGATCAATGCATTCACCAGTAAAATCCATAATGGAGAACTGAAGGGCTCCACAGGGAAAAAGTTTGATACGGTCGTACAGATTGGAATCGGTGGCTCTGATTTAGGCCCCCGGGCCCTGTATCTGGCTTTGGAAAATGTCTGTTCTCCTCTGTTGAAGGCACGTTTTATTTCCAATGTAGACCCGGATGATGCCAATGCTGTTTTAAATGACCTGGACCTGGAAACAACACTGTTTATTCTTGTTTCTAAATCCGGAACAACTCAGGAAACATTGGCTAACAGGAATTTTGTGATTGAAAAATCCAAAGCGGCTGGTATTACCGGACTGAACCCTATGGCCCATATAATAGCCGTAACCAGTGAAACCAGCCCCTTAGCGGGTTCCTCTGATGTTCTGGACTCTTTTTATATTGATGATTATATCGGAGGCAGGTTCTCCAGCACATCAGCCGTTGGTGGTGCTGTTTTATCCCTGGCCTTTGGTTCTTCAGTTTTTGAAGAGATCCTGACCGGGGCAACCGAGGCGGATGCTTTGTCGATGAATAGTGATATCAAGGAAAATGCATCTATGATGGATGCATTGAATGGAGTCTTCGAAAGGAATGTACTGGGTTATCCTACCACAGCAGTCCTTCCCTACAGCCAGGCTCTTTCCCGCTTTCCAGCTCATCTTCAGCAGATGGATATGGAAAGTAACGGGAAATCTGTCTCAAGAGAGGGGCATCCTTTGAATTATGCAACAGGACCAGTGATTTTCGGAGAACCGGGAACCAATGGACAGCACTCTTTTTACCAACTTCTACACCAGGGATCAGACATTATACCTCTCCAGTTTATCGGCTTTAAAAATTCACAGATTAATTCTGATCTGGATTACGAAGGGTCTTCCAGCCAGCAGAAGCTGAAGGCCAATCTGGTTGCCCAGATTGTTGCTTTTGCCAAGGGCAGACCTCATGAGAATAAAAA